CGGCCCGGCGCGCTGGGTCATGGAGAAGACCCTCGGCGTCACGAGCGAACGTGATTTCCCGGAGTTCGCGACGGAGACGTTCACCGACTGGTGGCGCGCGCGCGGCGGCGCGCAGGTCCAGTCGGCCGACAAGCGCGTCGCGTACTTCCACGGCTGTTACGCCGAGTACAACACCCCCGAGGTGGCGAAGGCCCTGGTCAGGTTGTTCGAGCACTTCGGCTACCAGGTCGCCGTGCCCGAGCAGGGCTGTTCGGGCACGCCGATGTTCGCCAACGGCATGTTAGACGACGCCCGTCGCGACGCGAAGACGAACGTGAGCTCGCTGTCGGCGCTGGTCGACGAGGGCTACGACGCCGTCTGTTCCTGTACGTCGTGCTCGATGAGCCTCCGCCAGGAGTACCCCGAACTGTTCGACTTCGAGGGCACGGCCGACGTGGCCGCCCACACCTACGAGGCCGTCGAGTACCTGCGAATCCACGAGGATCTGTCGGGCGCGGTCGCAGACGCGGACGTCGACGGCGACCTCGCCGAGGAATTCGCCTACCACGCGCCGTGTCACGCCCGGAATCAGGGACTAGACCGACAGGCGGTCGAACTGTTCCGGGAGCTGGACGGCGTCGACGTCGAGGACGTGGGCGACTCCTGTTCCGGGATCTCGGGCACCTACGGCTGGAAGGAGGAGAAGTACGACTACTCCATGGAGATCGGCGAAGAGATGTTCGAACACATGGAACACGCGGAGGGCGAGACCGGCATGACCGAGTGTCCGACCTGCGCGATGCAGATGGAACACGGCACCGGCTACGAGATACGGCACCCGCTGGAACTGCTCGAAGCGGCGCTGGTGGAGTAGCCCGCGGCGGTCCGGGACGTTCGTCACGGTCCGCGCGCTGGCCGCGCTCGCCCGGGTCCCGGGACCGGGAGAGGAGGACTATCCGGTGACCGGTCCGGGGCTCACGCCCTCTCGCCCCCGAGTCACTCGCTGCGGACGAAGGTTACGGGGCAGGGCGCTTCGAGCAGGACCTCTTGGGCGGTCGACCCGAACACGGCCTTGCCGGTCGGCGAACGGTGCCGCCCGCCGACGAACACCATGTCGGCACCGACGGCCTCGCAGAGTCCGACGACCCCCTCACCGCGGTCGTCGTCGACACTGCCGCGGACCGAGATATCGATCCCGGAGCCCTCGAAGGCCGCTCGAACTTCTCTGACGTTCCCGTGGCGGGCCGCGACTTCGTCGGGGTCGGCGCTCCCGTCGAAATCCATCTGTCCGGTGAGGTCGGCGAACTGGTCTTCGGTGAACACGTGCGCTACCATCACGTTCGCGCCGGCCGGTTCGGCGACGTCACGGACGGCCTGAGCGAGCGATTCCACTCGGTCGGCGTCGTCGGCTCCGACCGCGAGCAAGACGGTTTCCAGAGACATCCTCCCGTTATTTGCGCGCACCCATCAAAGCAGTTCCGGCGATTTGAGCCATCTGTGATAAATTCTGATCGACGGTGGGCGGCGGTCGCGGGTCGGGACCACAAGACCGGCGTCCCCGGCGTGTCCAGGCTATCCGGTGTTTTTCATCCCGGCGGCGACACCCTGGACCGTGAGCCGCAGGGTGCGCTCCTCGGCTTCCGTCAGGTGTGACTGGTCGAGCAGGCGCACCTGCAGGAGGTTCAGCGGGTCGACGTAGGGGTTGCGACGGGCGAGATTCTCCGCGAGCCACTCCCGTCGGAGCAGGCTGTCCCGGTCGGTGATCGTCTTCACGAGTTCGACGGCGCCCTCGTACTCCTCGCGGATGCGCGGGAAGAAGGCCTCCCGGAGCTCCTCGTCGGCCAGATCGGCGTAGCGCTCGGCGATCTCCATCTCGGAGCGCGCGAGCGCGAGCGCGGCGTTGTCCAGCGTCGTCTGGAAGAACAGCCACTCGTCGTACATCTCCCGCAGCGTCTCGACGTCGCCACCGGAATCGAGATACGCCTCGATCCCGGTCGCCAGCGAGTACCACCCCGGCAGGATACAGCGGGCCTGGGTCCACGAGAACACCCACGGGATCGCCCGCAGGTCGTCCACGTCCCGCTCCTCTGACCGCGAGGCGGGACGGGACCCGAGGTTGAGGTTCTCGATGACGGTGATCGGGGTCGCCGTCTCGAAGAAGTCGACGAACCCCTCCGACTCCAACAGGTCGACGTACTCCTCGCGGGCGGCCTCGGCTGCGGTCTCCATGGCCTCGGCCCACTCGTCGGGCACCTCCTCGACGGGCTCGACCATCGCGTTGTGGCGAGCGCGGATCTGGGCGTCGAGCATCTGTTCGAGGTTGCGCTCGGCGATCTTCCGGTTGGCGTACTTCTCTGAGATGGTCTCGCCCTGCTCGGTGAACTTGATCTGGCCCGAGACCGTCTCCGCCGGCAGCGCGAGCATCGCGTCGTTCATCGGCCCGCCGCCCCGCGAGATGGAGCCGCCGCGACCGTGGAACAGCCGCATCTCCACGTCGTAGTCGTCGGTGATGGCGGCCAGCCGGCGCTGGTTGCGAAAGAGGCTCCAGTTGGCCGCGAGGAAGCCGTTCTCCTTGTTCGAGTCGGAGTAGCCCAGCATGATCTCCTGGACGCCGTTGCGCGCTTCGAGGGCCTGCTGGTAGGCCTCGTTCTCGAACAGCGTGCCCATGATCCGCCGGGCGCCGTCGAGGGCGTACTTCGATTCGAGCAGCGGCACCACGTCGAGCCCGCAGTAGCCCGGCAGGTCGACGACCCCGGCCTGGTCGGCGAGGAAGAGCACTTCGAGGACGTGGGACGGTTCCTCACACCAGCTGATGGCGTAGGTGTCGATGGCGTCGACGCCGTAGTCGTCCTGCCACTCGGCGGTCTTCTCGAACCGGCGGAGCACGCGGGCGGCCTCGTCGGAGAGGTCCTCGCGGTCGGCGAGGTCGACCACGGGCCGCTCCTGCAGGATGGCGTCGGTGAGGAAGTCGACCCGTTCGTCTTCGTCCATGCTCTCGTAGTCGATCCCGTCGCGGTCGACGGCCTCGGCGATGGCGTTCGTGTGTTTCGCGCGGTGGTCGCGCAGGTCGAGACTGGCCAGCGAGAAGCCGAAGGTGTCGACGGTCCGATAGAGGGGGTCGACGTGAGACTCGGCGATCACGTTCGCGCCGTTAGCTCGCAGACTCTCGGCGAGGGCCTCGATGTCATCCAGGAACTCGCTCTCGTCCTCGTAGCCGCCCGGACGCACGTCGTCGACCCGGAGGACGCGCTCGCGCATGAGCTTGAGCAACTGGCGATAGGGCTCGTCGGGGTAGCGCTCGCGAGCCGTCTCGGCCACGGCGGGCAGCCGCTCGCGGTGCTCGGCCAGCCGCTCGTCGAAGCGCTCGCCGGTGTCGATCTGGTCGGCGTCTTGGCTGAGGACGCCCGAGAGCGTCTTGAGGCGGTCGCGGTACAGCGGGACCGCGGCCGACTGCTGGCGATCGAGCGTCTCCTCGGTGACCTCCGGGGTGACGAAGGGGTTACCGTCGCGGTCGCTGCCGGCCCACGAGCGGAACTCGTAGAGCTTCGGCACGTCGACCTCGTCGTCGAACTCGTCGTCGACGGCGCGTTCGAGCGCGTCGTACACCTCGCTGATGACTTCGAAGAGGACGTTCTCCAGGTACCACTGGACGTTGAGCGCCTCGTCGGTCACGTCGGGCCGGCGCTCGCGGACCTGCGCGGTCTGCCAGAGGCTCGTCACTTCGGCTTCGAGGTCGCGCTCGACGTCGGCCTGCTCGTCGCGGGTCAGCCGCACCTCGTCGAGCCGTTCGAGGTGGCTCGACACCGACCGGAGCTTCGCCTTGACGGTCTTGCGGCGCGCCTCCGTGGGGTGCGCGGTGAACGTCGGCTGGATCAACACGTCGTCGAGCACGGCCTCGACCGTCTCGGCGTCCAGGTCTCGCTCGGCGAGTTCCTCGACGGCCGCGCGCACGCTGTCGTCGAGCGTCCCGTCCTGACTCCCCTCGCGTATCTCACGGACGCGCTGGCGCTCCTCGGCGAGGTTGATCAGTTCGAAATACGTCGTGAACGCCCGCGCGACGACGTCCTGTTCCTCGGGGTCGAGCCCGTCGAGCGCCTCGCCGATCGCCGCCCGATCCTCGGCGTCGCCACGCCGGTAGTCGATCGCCGCTTCCCGGATCTGTTCGACTATCTCGAACGCAGACTCGGACCGCTGTGCCCGGATTATCTCCCCGAGCAGCTCACCCAGTTCCCGTACGTCTTCGTTGACCTCTCTGGCATGTAATTCCATAACAGTGGTTCTCAGGCCCATTCGTAAAACACTAGCGGAAGTCGAAAACCTTCAGCAACGTGCGTGAGAAACCGATCGGACGGTCCAGGCGTCGGTCTCCGAACCCCATCCGAGGGCGGAATATCGTCGAGCGTAGTTCGGGCATACCGAACCGCTATTTCGAGGCCGTCGGGCGGAAGGATCGGCCTAGAGTCGCCGGATCGTCACCGGCGCCCCCGTCCGACGCGTTCGGGTACCTCTCACGGGGTTCACAAGTGAACGTCCGGGTTGAAGGGTCGGGCGTCCGATATCTCCGCTATGGCCTACGCGACGAACGACGGGACCCGGATCGCCTACGACGTAGCAGGGCCGCCCGAGGCGGAGGTGGTGACGTTCCTCGAGGGGTTGGCGTACGGGACCTGGATGTGGAACTGGCAGCGCGAGGCGCTCTCCGACTTTCGGACGGTCGTCGTGGACAACCGGGGGACCGGCGACTCCGACGCGCCCGAGGGCCCCTACACCGTCGCGGAGATGGCCGCCGACGTGGAGGCCGTCCTCGACGACGCCGGGATCGAGCGGACGCATCTCGTCGGCGCGAGCCTCGGCGGGATGATCGCCCAGCGCTACGCGCTGGACTACGACCGCGCCGAATCGCTGGCGTTGCTCTGTACCACGCCGGGCGGCGACGACGCCGTCCCCATCCCGGAGGAGACCCAGGCGCGGATGCTCGCGGTCCCCGACGACTACGGTCCCGCCGACACGATCCGACACAAGATGGAACCCGCCTTCTCCGAGGAGTTCTGGGCGGCGAATCGGGACGTGGTCGAGCAGATCGTCGACTGGCGGCTGGAGACCGACCCTACCGACGACGCCTACGAGTGGCAGAGCGCCGCGGCGGTCGGTTTCGACGCCAGCGACGAACTGGGCGAGATCGACCTGCCGACGCTCGTGCTCCACGGCACCGACGACCGCGTGCTCCCGACCGAGAACGGTCGGCTCCTCGCCGAGGGGATCCCCGGCGCGGACCTCGTGGAGATCCCCGGCGGGTCGCACCTCTTCTTCGTCGAGCGGGACGAGCGCGTCACCGGCGAAATCCGGGAGTTCATCGAGAATGTCCGCGGCTGAGTGGGTCGGAGCCTGGAGCGAGAAGCGCGCGGCGTTGTCACCCGAGCGGGTCGGGCTCGTCGACGCCGCGACCGGCACGGAGTACACCTACGCGGACCTCGACCGCCGGGCGAACCGCTGTGCGCGACTCCTGGCCGACCACGGCGTCACGGCGGATCCGGACGACGAGTCCGCCGAGACAGCGGGCCGCGTCGCCGTCGTCTCGCGCAATCGCCCGGAGTACGTCGACCTCTTCTTCGCGACGGGCAAGACCGGCGGCGTACTCGCCCCGCTGTCCCACCGACTCGCTCCGCGGGAACTCGCCGAACTGTTTGCGACGGTCGATCCCCACCTCGTCGTCGTCGAGGAAGCGTTCGCCGGCCTCGTAGACGACGCGGCCGACGAGGACACCTGGAGCGCCGACGCCCCGGTCCTGTCGCTGCCGGTCGGGGCGGCCGAAGGCGGGAAAGAAGACGGAAGTGCGAGCGGAGCGACCACCTGGGAGCCTTACGAGGCCGCCCTCCCGGACGACGGCTCGACGTTCGACGGGCCGGCCGTCGACGCCGACGACCCCCATCTGTTCCTGCACACCGGGGGGTCGACGGGGACGCCGAAGGAGACGGTGGTCTCCCACGAGGCGCTCGTCTGGAACTCCCTCAACACGATCACCGCGTGGGGCCTGCGCGACGACGACGTGACGCCCATGGTGTTCCCGATGTTCCACACCGGCGGCTGGAACGTCCTCACCCTTCCGATATTCCACATGGGCGGGACGGTCGTCGTCGACCGCGAGTTCGACCCCGGCCAGATCCTCGGGGTCGTCGACGAGCGGTCGGCCACGGTTCTGGTCGCCGTCCCCGCGGTCCTCCGAATGATGACCGACCACGACCGCTGGACCGAGACGGATCTCTCCTCGCTACGGTTCGTCAAGTCCGGCGGTGGCCCCTGCCGGGAGTCGGTCATGGAGGCGTGGTGGGACCGCGGCGTCGACCTCTCGCAGGGCTACGGGCTGACCGAATGTGGTCCCAACAACTTCGCGATGCCCGACGATTGGCCCCGCGAGAAGGCCCACACCGTCGGCGTCGCGAACGTGCACGTCGATGCACGCGTCGTCGACGACGACGGCCAGTCCCTCCCCGCGGACGAGATCGGCGAACTGCAGTTGCGCTCGCCCCACGCCGCCGACGGCTACTGGTCGTCCCCGGAGGAGAGCGCCGAGACCTTCGGCGAGTGGGTCTCGACCGGCGACCTCGCCCGGGTCGACGACGAGGGCTACGTCTCCATCGAAGGTCGCAAGAAGAACATGTTCGTCAGCGGCGGCGAGAACGTCTACCCCGCGGAGGTCGAGGACGCTATCGTCGACCACCCCGCCGTCGCCGACGCCGTCGTGGTACCCGTCCCGGACGACCAGTGGGGCCAGGTCGGCAAGGCGGTCGTCGAACTCCGGGACGGCGGCGGAGAACTGCCGCTCGACGGCCTCCGCGAGTTCCTCGACGGCCGGCTGGCTCGGTTCAAGCATCCCCGCCACCTCGCGTTCGTCGACGAACTCCCCACGAGCGGCCCCGACAAGATCGACCGCGAGGCGGTCGCGGCCGAGTTCGGCGAGTGAGCCGTTTCGGCTCCGCTCGAACGGGACGGCCATCGGGTCACGGTAGGATTCGGCTACCCCGAACGCTACCCACGAAGGTAGAATCATTTATATTCGTGAAGGAATACGTATCGCGGAAAGGGTGTCTCGTACGTGATCGACATCTCGATGGACATGGAGCAGTACGACTGTCCGTTCATCGATACGACGGCGGACTACGGGGTCGCGTTCTCGGCCGTCCACTGGGAGTTCGACCAGTCTCGGCGCGCGCTGGAGACACGGATGGTCGTCGAGGGCGGCGACCGCGGTCAGCTCTCGGACGGGCTCGACGCGCTGCGCGACCACGGGAACATGTACGATTACACCCTGCTCTCCCGGCGTGACGACGTGGCCCACATCCGGACGGTCATCGACGAGACGGCGGCGATGGAGACAATCCGGGACAACGACGGCTACATAACCGGTCCGTTCTACGTCGAGGAGGGCAGCGAGATCTGGCACGTCGGCTTCGACCGCGCGCGCCGGGCCGACGACACGCTCGCGGAACTCGAACGGGACAACGAGTTCGACGTAGTCGAGCGCTCGGACACGACGCTGCCGGACGTGCAGGACCTCGTCCGGAACGCCGGCGCGGCGATGACGCTCATCCAGGGCTGCGAGGAGCTCTCCGAGACCGAGCGCGAGACCCTGGAGACCGCGGTGTCCTCGGGGTACTTCGAGTCGCCCCGGGACGCCACGCTCGGCACGCTGGCCGACGAGTTCGACGTGTCCAAGCCCGCCGTCTCGAAGAACCTCCGCAGGGGCCAGCGCAAGATGATCGAACGCGTCGTCGACGCGCTCGACGACCTCGACGGGGCGGAGTGAGGCGCTTCTCGACACCGTTTACTCCGCATCGTTCGTCGCCCGGACCGCCGTTTCGCTCGCCCGAACCCGCTCGTTAACATGTGAACCCCGGTGGATATGCCCGTGAGCGTAGTATCACTAATTATCATGCGAGAGCATCTCACGCGGAGGCGGGCGCTGAAGTCACTGGGTGTCGCCGGCGTCGCGGCGCTGGCGGGCTGCTCCGAAGGCGACGGGACGCCGACCGACGGCGCCGGTGGAGACGGCGATACCGGCGGCGATGGAGACGGTGGAAACGGGAGCGGCGACGGCGGCGACACGGCGGCCGACGACTCAGACATGAACGGAACGGCGACGGGCACGGCGAGCAGCGTCTCGGGCGAGGTGACCATCGGCGTCCTCCAGCCGATGTCGGGGAACCTGGCGTACTACGGCCAGCAAGGCCTGTGGGGGTTCCTCTCCGGACTGGCCTACAAGGCCGGCGCCGACCCCGCGGGGATGGTCGGGACCGGTGAGACGACCGTGACCGTCGGCGACGTGGACTACCGGCTGCTCGTCCGCGACACGGAGTTCGCCGCGGACCCGGCCCAGTCGGCGGCCACGTCGCTCGTCCGCGACGACGGCGTCGACATGCTCTTCGGCTGTTCCTCCTCGTCGGCGGCCGAGCGCGTCGTCGGCCAGGTCGTCACCCAGGCGCAGGTGCCGTTCGTGGCGGGACCGGCCGCCTCGGCGGCGATCACCGCCAGCGGCGACTACTGTAGCGATCTGGTCTTCCGGGCCAGCGAGAACACGGCGATGGACGCCCGCTCGGGCGGCCGCTACGTCGCCAACGAGACGGACGTCTCGCGGGTGTTCCTGTTCGGCGCCGACTACAGCTTCGGCCGGGCCGTGGTCAACAACTACGAGTCGGTCCTGCAGGACAACGGCGTCGAGATCGTCGGCAAGCGCTTCGTCGAGCAGGGCTACGCCGAGTGGGACGGCCTGCTCGACAACGCCGAGTCCGCAGGCGCAGAGGGTATCGTCGGCGGGTTCACCGTCACGACGCTGCCGAATCTGTTCAGCTCCTTTCTCTCGGGGGACTACTCGTACCGGGCGTTCGGCGGGTTCGCCACTCAGATCACCAATCAGGTCGTCGGCAACACGATGGAGAGCGTCCTCGGGTCGCCGCTGACGGCCGAGAAGATCGAGGGGTCACAGCTCGGCCCGTTCACGACCCGGTACCACTGGAACCAGTACGACAACGAGATCAACGACGCCTTCGTCGACAGCTACACGAACACCTACGAGGTCGTCCCCGATCTCTTCACCTCGGGGACGTTCACCGCTGCCTCGGCCATCCACCAGGCGGTCCAGGCCTCGGGATCGACCGAGGGCGCCGACATCGCAGGCGCGCTGAAGGGGATGACCGTCGCGGACACGCCGAAGGGCGAGGACGGCTACACCTTCCAGGAGTACAACAACCAGGCTCGCTCGGAGATGACGGTCGCCAGCCCGGTCCCGACCAGCGACGAGTACGCCGACACCTGGGGCGCCTCGATCATGCCCGGCGAGCCACAGGCCCGCATCTCCGGCGAGAACGCCACCATCCCGGCCGACAGCTCCGACATGAACTGTTCGCTGTGAGCATGTTGCGGACGACCGGCCTCACGAAGCAGTTCGGCGGCCTCACCGCCGTCGACGAGGTGGACTTCGAGCTGGGCGACGAGCTGTGCTCGCTTATCGGCCCGAACGGCGCCGGCAAGACGACGTTTTTCGACCTGCTGACCGGCGCGCTCGAACCCACCCGCGGGACGATCGAGTTGCGTCGCGGCGGGAGCGACGACAGTGGCAGAGCGAGCGATGCTGCCGGCGGAGCCAGCGACGGCTGGGTCGACGTGACCGACGCCTCGCCGGACGAGACGGCTGCGATGGGAATCCATCGGTCGTACCAGATCACGAACGTCTTCCCCACGCTGTCGGTGCTGGAGAACGTCCGGATCGCCGCCCAGGCTGCCGGCGACGACGCCGCGACGTTCTGGCGCAACGTCGGCGCCTACGACGAGTACGTCGCGGAGGCTCGGGATATCCTTGACCGGGTCGGGCTGGCTCACCGCGCCGACGACGTGGCGGAGAACCTCAGCCACGGGGCCAGCCGCCAGCTCGAGGTCGCCGTGGCGCTGGCGGGCGATCCGGACGTGCTCCTGCTGGACGAACCGAACGCGGGCGTCTCCTCCGAGAGCGTCGACGACATCGTCGCGCTCATCGAGGACGTGGCCGCGGACCACGCCGTCCTGCTGGTCGAGCACAACATGGACATCGTCATGGAGGTCTCGGACCGCGTGGTGGTCCTCAACCAGGGCGCGGTCATCGCCGACGGCGAGCCCGAAGCGGTCCGCGAGGACCCCGCCGTTCAGGAGGCGTATCTCGGCGGCTACGAGCCCGGCGACCTGAATCGTCGCGGGGACGGGACCGCCGAACGGGACGACACGGGAGGGGTCGCGTGAGCGCGCGTCGACCGTCGGGGAGGTGCGCGACGTGACCCTCCTCGAACTCGACGGCGTGGAGACGTACTACGGCGAGAGCCACGTCCTCGAAGGCGTCACGCTCTCCGTCGACGAGGGTGAGGTGGTCGCGCTGGTCGGGCGCAACGGCGTCGGCAAGACGACGACGTTGCGGTCTATCCTCCAGTTGACCCCGCCTCGGGAGGGAACGATCACGTACCGCGACGAGCAGTTGGTCGGCCTGGAGACCCACGCGGTCGCCGAGCGCGGCGTCGGCTGGATCCCCGAGGACCGCCGTATCTTCTCGCAGCTCACCGTCGCCGAGAACGTCCGCGTGGCGGTACCCGACGGCGCCGACACCGGCGAACGGGTCGCGACCGTCTACGACACCTTCCCGATCCTCGAAGAGCGCCGCGACCAGGAGGCTGGCACGCTCTCGGGTGGCCAGCAACAGATGCTCGCGCTGGCCCGAGGGCTCGTCGGCGAGAACGACCTGCTGCTGGTCGACGAACCCAGCGAGGGCCTGGCCCCACAGATCGTCGCCGACGTGGCCGAGGCGCTGGCCGACGCCGCGACCGAGACGACGCTCCTGCTCGTCGAGCAGAACCTCCCGCTGGCGCTGGATCTGGCCGACCGCTTCTACGTCCTCGACAAGGGGCGGGTCGTCGACGACGGCGACACCGCCGACGTGTCCGCCGACGACGAACGGCTCAGGAGGTACCTCTCCGCATGACGGCGAGCGCACTCGCTCCGGTCGCTGGGCCCCTCCAACACGGGGCCGAGCCGTTCGCAGCCGCCGCCATGCAGTTGAGCTTCGGTGAGGGGCTCCGGCAGTTCCTCGGCCCGGACACGCTCGTCAGCGTGGTCGTCGAGGGGCTGGCGAAGTCTGCCATCTACGTGATGATCGCCAGCGGGCTGACGCTCATCTTCGGCCTGATGGGCGTGTTGAACTTCGCGCACGGCTCGCTGACGATGATCGGCGCGTACCTCGCCGGCCTGGTCATGGTCACGCTCGTCGGGAGCGCCACGGGCGCCTGGACGCGCCTCGCACTGTTCTTCGTCGCGCTCGCTGCCGTCTTCGTCGCACTGGCGTTTCTGGGCGGTGTCATGGAGGTCGGGCTCGTCAGGCAGCTCTACGACCGGCCGCCGATCTACCAGATCCTCCTCACCTTCGGCCTGACGCTCGTGCTGGAGGAACTCGTCCGGATCGTCGTCCTGTTCTACGGGCTCCAGCCCATCTCGGAGTGGCGGGCCGCGCTGGGGACGCGGCCGGCGATCCTCTCGGCAGAGCAGTCGATCGGCCCGCTCTCGGTCCGCGGGCTGGCCCTGTTCGAGATCGCCCTCGGCGCGGCGACCGTCCTCGGCATCTGGGCCTTCCTGACTCGTACCCGCTACGGACTGTACATCCGCGCGGGCAGCGAGGACGCGGAGATGGCCGAGGCGCTCGGGATCGACGTGCGCCGCGTGTTCACATTCGTGTTCGCGCTCGGTGCCGGCGTCGCGGGCGCCGCCGGTGCCCTGCTGATGTGGGACCCCGTCTGGGGCGCGAACGTCCCGCTGGCGGCCGAGACGCTGCTTCCGGCGTTCGTCGTCGTCATCATCGGCGGGCTGGGCACCTTCCGCGGGACCGTCGCCGGCGCGCTCGTCGTCGGGATGGCCGACGCGACGACGACCTGGTGGTTCCAGAACGTCGTCGTCACCTGGACCTGGCTGCCCGAGATCACCGTCTTCCTCATCCTCGTCGGGATGCTGATCGTCAAACCACAGGGCCTGTTCGGCGTCGAGGAGGTGGGCGGCCATTAGCTCCGTCACCCAGTGGATCGACGATCGGGAGCTCGCCTGGCCCGTCGCACACCTCCGGGACCAGCAGGTCCATCTGCTGGTGATCCTCGCCTTCGTCGCCTATCCCGTGATCTACCACCTGCTGACGACGTTCTCGTTCCCGGTCGCCCCCTCGGCGATCAACAGCTTCGCGATCGCCGTCCTCCCTCGCGTCGACTCGATGGTCGCCGTCCTCTATTTCGCCCTGTTCGCCATGTCGTTCGACTTCATCAGCGGCTACACCGGCTATCTCTCCTTCGGCCACGCCGCTTTCTACGGCACCGGCGCCTACGCCGTCATCCTGATCGCCAACGGCAAGGTCCCGCTCCTCCCCGCCGGAACGCCGTTCATGGTCTCCTTGCTCGTCGCGGCCGTCCTCGCGGGACTGCTGGCGGTCGTCATCGGCCTCGTCTCCTTCCGG
This DNA window, taken from Halosimplex litoreum, encodes the following:
- a CDS encoding ABC transporter ATP-binding protein, with the protein product MLRTTGLTKQFGGLTAVDEVDFELGDELCSLIGPNGAGKTTFFDLLTGALEPTRGTIELRRGGSDDSGRASDAAGGASDGWVDVTDASPDETAAMGIHRSYQITNVFPTLSVLENVRIAAQAAGDDAATFWRNVGAYDEYVAEARDILDRVGLAHRADDVAENLSHGASRQLEVAVALAGDPDVLLLDEPNAGVSSESVDDIVALIEDVAADHAVLLVEHNMDIVMEVSDRVVVLNQGAVIADGEPEAVREDPAVQEAYLGGYEPGDLNRRGDGTAERDDTGGVA
- a CDS encoding ABC transporter ATP-binding protein — protein: MTLLELDGVETYYGESHVLEGVTLSVDEGEVVALVGRNGVGKTTTLRSILQLTPPREGTITYRDEQLVGLETHAVAERGVGWIPEDRRIFSQLTVAENVRVAVPDGADTGERVATVYDTFPILEERRDQEAGTLSGGQQQMLALARGLVGENDLLLVDEPSEGLAPQIVADVAEALADAATETTLLLVEQNLPLALDLADRFYVLDKGRVVDDGDTADVSADDERLRRYLSA
- a CDS encoding branched-chain amino acid ABC transporter permease — protein: MQLSFGEGLRQFLGPDTLVSVVVEGLAKSAIYVMIASGLTLIFGLMGVLNFAHGSLTMIGAYLAGLVMVTLVGSATGAWTRLALFFVALAAVFVALAFLGGVMEVGLVRQLYDRPPIYQILLTFGLTLVLEELVRIVVLFYGLQPISEWRAALGTRPAILSAEQSIGPLSVRGLALFEIALGAATVLGIWAFLTRTRYGLYIRAGSEDAEMAEALGIDVRRVFTFVFALGAGVAGAAGALLMWDPVWGANVPLAAETLLPAFVVVIIGGLGTFRGTVAGALVVGMADATTTWWFQNVVVTWTWLPEITVFLILVGMLIVKPQGLFGVEEVGGH